A region from the Hylaeus volcanicus isolate JK05 chromosome 6, UHH_iyHylVolc1.0_haploid, whole genome shotgun sequence genome encodes:
- the LOC128878856 gene encoding solute carrier family 2, facilitated glucose transporter member 1-like isoform X3: protein MVLGNHTAVLTDVTDAELSRQPTSNNHDERSEPGGWTIILVLAGVTSCLGSAVPAGFNIGVVNNAVHLITRFCNESIRERYDVDISDNGLRVIWSVVVSIFLIGGVTGSFLASWLADRYGRKKTLYIGNIFGIIGAVMFFLVRLLNSIELLLVGRLIVGLSGGVATCVVPMYMAEIAPLRLRGAVGVLCQLGLTCGVFLGQIAGLDTVLGTETSWPFMLGLFIPLCVCALVLTIVVLPESPKYLFIIREQKQKALDELRRIRNMDTMLLQTEISNLNQEIEKKTTSEPWTIKRIMMDPSLRLPLFLVCLIQFGQQMSGINVIFYYSNSIFHDAGLGTAGAQYATLGTGVINIVMALVSVPVMSSLNRRCVFLSSNYLCFGCLVILCISIQLIRVSSCMPFVCIVSILAYVLFYGIGLGPIPYFIGSELFDVGPRPIAMALGSVFNWGGNFLVGMMFPIIDLIIGAYTFLIFAGFLLILGQVIRIYLPETRGRSTMEIASSVSQGFKSRPNET, encoded by the exons ATGGTGTTAG GCAATCATACAGCCGTACTTACGGATGTCACAGACGCTGAACTTTCCCGTCAACCTACCTCGAACAATCATGATGAAAGATCG GAACCTGGTGGTTGGACTATTATACTCGTTCTCGCAGGTGTTACTAGTTGCCTTGGATCAGCAGTTCCAGCAGGATTTAACATAGGAGTAGTAAATAATGCAGTTCAT TTGATAACAAGGTTTTGCAATGAAAGTATTAGAGAAAGATACGATGTCGATATTTCCGATAATGGTCTAAGAGTAATATGGTCTGtcgttgtttcaatttttcttattggTGGTGTAACTGGCTCGTTTCTTGCCAGCTGGTTAGCAGATAGATATGGTAGAAAAAAGACACTTTACATTGGAAACATATTTGGCATTATAGGAGCTGTAATGTTTTTCTTAGTGCGTTtgttaaattcaattgaacTACTTTTAGTAGGTCGATTAATTGTGG GCCTCTCTGGAGGTGTCGCTACATGTGTAGTACCAATGTACATGGCAGAAATAGCACCTCTCAGATTGAGAGGTGCTGTTGGCGTCCTCTGTCAATTAGGACTTACATGTGGAGTGTTTTTAGGTCAAATTGCAGGACTCGATACAGTTCTAGGAACTGAAACTTCTTGGCCATTTATGTTAGGATTATTTATTCCGCTATGCGTGTGTGCCTTAGTACTTACAATTGTTGTTTTACCAGAAAGTCCCaagtatttgtttataattagaGAGCAGAAACAAAAGGCTTTGGACG AACTCAGGAGGATACGTAATATGGACACAATGCTTCTACAAAcggaaatttcgaatttaaacCAAGAAATAGAGAAGAAAACAACATCTGAACCTTGGACTATCAAACGCATAATGATGGATCCCAGTTTGAGGCTCcctttatttttagtttgtcTAATACAATTTGGACAACAAATGAGTggtataaatgttattttttattattcaaactcTATATTTCATGATGCTGGACTTGGTACTGCTGGAGCGCAATATGCTACTCTTGGAACTGGTGTGATTAATATTGTTATGGCTCTTGTTTCTGTACCAGTAATGTCATCTTTAAACAGGAGATGTGTCTTCCTTagtagtaattatttatgttttggATGTTTGgtgattttatgtatttccATCCAATTAATT CGTGTATCATCGTGTATGCCATTTGTGTGTATAGTATCTATACTGGCTTATGTGTTATTTTATGGAATTGGTCTCGGTCCAATACCATACTTCATTGGATCTGAATTATTCGACGTTGGCCCCAGACCAATAGCTATGGCACTTGGCAGTGTCTTTAATTGGGGTGGAAATTTTTTAGTTGGAATGATGTTTCCAATAATAGATCTGATTATAGGAGCATATACTTTCTTAATATTTGCTggatttcttttaattttaggaCAAGTTATTAG GATATATTTACCTGAGACCAGAGGTAGGAGTACGATGGAGATCGCGTCATCCGTAAGTCAAGGTTTTAAGTCCAGACCAAATGAAACGTAA
- the LOC128878858 gene encoding solute carrier family 25 member 35-like encodes MTAAPSAINTKPLGTEFIIGALAAVGAGFFTNPIDVIKVRLQLQGELEARNSYNKIYKNTLHAGYLIAKHEGVLALQAGIVPALYFQVVLNGIRLGVYNSAKKYDLITNKKGNTDVLSTAIVTGTAGSIGAVLGSPFYMLKTQLQSQSAQTIAVGYQHNHLGTWCAFKSLWKEGGIVALYRGWYANIPRVFVGSATQLTTFGLAADWLRSLQILPNQSILLTFLASMIGGSCVALTMQPFDVLATRLYNQRIDAGGKGSLYNGLLDAIIKIFRKEGLTGLYKGIFPTWMRIAPHTVLCLVFYEKLDQLYCMSRS; translated from the exons ATGACCGCAGCGCCGAGCGCGATCAACACCAAACC TCTAGGTACTGAGTTTATAATTGGAGCATTAGCAGCTGTGGGAGCTGGTTTTTTCACAAATCCAATCGACGTAATCAAAGTACGCCTACAATTGCAGGGTGAATTAGAAGCACGAAATtcatataacaaaatatataagaatactTTGCATGCAGGCTATTTGATAGCAAAACATGAAGGCGTGCTTGCTTTGCAAGCTGGTATCGTACCTGCCCTTTATTTTCAAGTGGTACTTAATGGAATACGGTTAGGTGTCTACAATTCCGCTAAAAAGTATGACCTTATCACTAATAAAAAAGGGAATACCGATGTTCTCAGTACCGCAATTGTAACTGGAACTGCTGGGAGCATAGGAGCTGTACTTGGTAGTCCTTTCTATATG CTGAAAACACAATTACAATCACAATCGGCGCAAACAATAGCTGTTGGTTATCAACACAATCATTTGGGTACCTGGTGTGCATTCAAGTCTTTATGGAAAGAAGGTGGAATAGTTGCTTTATATCGCGGTTGGTATGCTAACATACCACGCGTTTTTGTGGGTTCCGCAACACAACTAACCACCTTTGGTTTAGCCGCGGACTGGTTACGTTCGTTACAA ATACTACCAAATCAATCAATACTTTTGACCTTTCTTGCGTCCATGATCGGTGGAAGTTGCGTGGCACTTACTATGCAACCATTTGACGTTTTAGCAACAAGACTTTATAATCAAC ggATAGATGCAGGCGGTAAAGGTTCGTTGTATAATGGTCTTTTAGACgccataattaaaatattccgtAAAGAAGGACTGACTGGTTTGTACAAAGGAATCTTTCCAACATGGATGAGAATAGCACCGCACACTGTGCTGTGTTTAGTATTTTACGAGAAATTAGATCAGTTGTATTGTATGAGTAGATCGTAA
- the LOC128878856 gene encoding solute carrier family 2, facilitated glucose transporter member 1-like isoform X2 produces MVDYKSNHTAVLTDVTDAELSRQPTSNNHDERSEPGGWTIILVLAGVTSCLGSAVPAGFNIGVVNNAVHLITRFCNESIRERYDVDISDNGLRVIWSVVVSIFLIGGVTGSFLASWLADRYGRKKTLYIGNIFGIIGAVMFFLVRLLNSIELLLVGRLIVGLSGGVATCVVPMYMAEIAPLRLRGAVGVLCQLGLTCGVFLGQIAGLDTVLGTETSWPFMLGLFIPLCVCALVLTIVVLPESPKYLFIIREQKQKALDELRRIRNMDTMLLQTEISNLNQEIEKKTTSEPWTIKRIMMDPSLRLPLFLVCLIQFGQQMSGINVIFYYSNSIFHDAGLGTAGAQYATLGTGVINIVMALVSVPVMSSLNRRCVFLSSNYLCFGCLVILCISIQLIRVSSCMPFVCIVSILAYVLFYGIGLGPIPYFIGSELFDVGPRPIAMALGSVFNWGGNFLVGMMFPIIDLIIGAYTFLIFAGFLLILGQVIRIYLPETRGRSTMEIASSVSQGFKSRPNET; encoded by the exons ATGGTTGACTACAAAA GCAATCATACAGCCGTACTTACGGATGTCACAGACGCTGAACTTTCCCGTCAACCTACCTCGAACAATCATGATGAAAGATCG GAACCTGGTGGTTGGACTATTATACTCGTTCTCGCAGGTGTTACTAGTTGCCTTGGATCAGCAGTTCCAGCAGGATTTAACATAGGAGTAGTAAATAATGCAGTTCAT TTGATAACAAGGTTTTGCAATGAAAGTATTAGAGAAAGATACGATGTCGATATTTCCGATAATGGTCTAAGAGTAATATGGTCTGtcgttgtttcaatttttcttattggTGGTGTAACTGGCTCGTTTCTTGCCAGCTGGTTAGCAGATAGATATGGTAGAAAAAAGACACTTTACATTGGAAACATATTTGGCATTATAGGAGCTGTAATGTTTTTCTTAGTGCGTTtgttaaattcaattgaacTACTTTTAGTAGGTCGATTAATTGTGG GCCTCTCTGGAGGTGTCGCTACATGTGTAGTACCAATGTACATGGCAGAAATAGCACCTCTCAGATTGAGAGGTGCTGTTGGCGTCCTCTGTCAATTAGGACTTACATGTGGAGTGTTTTTAGGTCAAATTGCAGGACTCGATACAGTTCTAGGAACTGAAACTTCTTGGCCATTTATGTTAGGATTATTTATTCCGCTATGCGTGTGTGCCTTAGTACTTACAATTGTTGTTTTACCAGAAAGTCCCaagtatttgtttataattagaGAGCAGAAACAAAAGGCTTTGGACG AACTCAGGAGGATACGTAATATGGACACAATGCTTCTACAAAcggaaatttcgaatttaaacCAAGAAATAGAGAAGAAAACAACATCTGAACCTTGGACTATCAAACGCATAATGATGGATCCCAGTTTGAGGCTCcctttatttttagtttgtcTAATACAATTTGGACAACAAATGAGTggtataaatgttattttttattattcaaactcTATATTTCATGATGCTGGACTTGGTACTGCTGGAGCGCAATATGCTACTCTTGGAACTGGTGTGATTAATATTGTTATGGCTCTTGTTTCTGTACCAGTAATGTCATCTTTAAACAGGAGATGTGTCTTCCTTagtagtaattatttatgttttggATGTTTGgtgattttatgtatttccATCCAATTAATT CGTGTATCATCGTGTATGCCATTTGTGTGTATAGTATCTATACTGGCTTATGTGTTATTTTATGGAATTGGTCTCGGTCCAATACCATACTTCATTGGATCTGAATTATTCGACGTTGGCCCCAGACCAATAGCTATGGCACTTGGCAGTGTCTTTAATTGGGGTGGAAATTTTTTAGTTGGAATGATGTTTCCAATAATAGATCTGATTATAGGAGCATATACTTTCTTAATATTTGCTggatttcttttaattttaggaCAAGTTATTAG GATATATTTACCTGAGACCAGAGGTAGGAGTACGATGGAGATCGCGTCATCCGTAAGTCAAGGTTTTAAGTCCAGACCAAATGAAACGTAA
- the LOC128878856 gene encoding solute carrier family 2, facilitated glucose transporter member 1-like isoform X1, with product MSTTTRPYCHQLLDSGNHTAVLTDVTDAELSRQPTSNNHDERSEPGGWTIILVLAGVTSCLGSAVPAGFNIGVVNNAVHLITRFCNESIRERYDVDISDNGLRVIWSVVVSIFLIGGVTGSFLASWLADRYGRKKTLYIGNIFGIIGAVMFFLVRLLNSIELLLVGRLIVGLSGGVATCVVPMYMAEIAPLRLRGAVGVLCQLGLTCGVFLGQIAGLDTVLGTETSWPFMLGLFIPLCVCALVLTIVVLPESPKYLFIIREQKQKALDELRRIRNMDTMLLQTEISNLNQEIEKKTTSEPWTIKRIMMDPSLRLPLFLVCLIQFGQQMSGINVIFYYSNSIFHDAGLGTAGAQYATLGTGVINIVMALVSVPVMSSLNRRCVFLSSNYLCFGCLVILCISIQLIRVSSCMPFVCIVSILAYVLFYGIGLGPIPYFIGSELFDVGPRPIAMALGSVFNWGGNFLVGMMFPIIDLIIGAYTFLIFAGFLLILGQVIRIYLPETRGRSTMEIASSVSQGFKSRPNET from the exons ATGTCGACAACAACGCGTCCGTATTGCCATCAACTTCTTGATTCTg GCAATCATACAGCCGTACTTACGGATGTCACAGACGCTGAACTTTCCCGTCAACCTACCTCGAACAATCATGATGAAAGATCG GAACCTGGTGGTTGGACTATTATACTCGTTCTCGCAGGTGTTACTAGTTGCCTTGGATCAGCAGTTCCAGCAGGATTTAACATAGGAGTAGTAAATAATGCAGTTCAT TTGATAACAAGGTTTTGCAATGAAAGTATTAGAGAAAGATACGATGTCGATATTTCCGATAATGGTCTAAGAGTAATATGGTCTGtcgttgtttcaatttttcttattggTGGTGTAACTGGCTCGTTTCTTGCCAGCTGGTTAGCAGATAGATATGGTAGAAAAAAGACACTTTACATTGGAAACATATTTGGCATTATAGGAGCTGTAATGTTTTTCTTAGTGCGTTtgttaaattcaattgaacTACTTTTAGTAGGTCGATTAATTGTGG GCCTCTCTGGAGGTGTCGCTACATGTGTAGTACCAATGTACATGGCAGAAATAGCACCTCTCAGATTGAGAGGTGCTGTTGGCGTCCTCTGTCAATTAGGACTTACATGTGGAGTGTTTTTAGGTCAAATTGCAGGACTCGATACAGTTCTAGGAACTGAAACTTCTTGGCCATTTATGTTAGGATTATTTATTCCGCTATGCGTGTGTGCCTTAGTACTTACAATTGTTGTTTTACCAGAAAGTCCCaagtatttgtttataattagaGAGCAGAAACAAAAGGCTTTGGACG AACTCAGGAGGATACGTAATATGGACACAATGCTTCTACAAAcggaaatttcgaatttaaacCAAGAAATAGAGAAGAAAACAACATCTGAACCTTGGACTATCAAACGCATAATGATGGATCCCAGTTTGAGGCTCcctttatttttagtttgtcTAATACAATTTGGACAACAAATGAGTggtataaatgttattttttattattcaaactcTATATTTCATGATGCTGGACTTGGTACTGCTGGAGCGCAATATGCTACTCTTGGAACTGGTGTGATTAATATTGTTATGGCTCTTGTTTCTGTACCAGTAATGTCATCTTTAAACAGGAGATGTGTCTTCCTTagtagtaattatttatgttttggATGTTTGgtgattttatgtatttccATCCAATTAATT CGTGTATCATCGTGTATGCCATTTGTGTGTATAGTATCTATACTGGCTTATGTGTTATTTTATGGAATTGGTCTCGGTCCAATACCATACTTCATTGGATCTGAATTATTCGACGTTGGCCCCAGACCAATAGCTATGGCACTTGGCAGTGTCTTTAATTGGGGTGGAAATTTTTTAGTTGGAATGATGTTTCCAATAATAGATCTGATTATAGGAGCATATACTTTCTTAATATTTGCTggatttcttttaattttaggaCAAGTTATTAG GATATATTTACCTGAGACCAGAGGTAGGAGTACGATGGAGATCGCGTCATCCGTAAGTCAAGGTTTTAAGTCCAGACCAAATGAAACGTAA
- the LOC128878856 gene encoding solute carrier family 2, facilitated glucose transporter member 1-like isoform X4, whose amino-acid sequence MSGNHTAVLTDVTDAELSRQPTSNNHDERSEPGGWTIILVLAGVTSCLGSAVPAGFNIGVVNNAVHLITRFCNESIRERYDVDISDNGLRVIWSVVVSIFLIGGVTGSFLASWLADRYGRKKTLYIGNIFGIIGAVMFFLVRLLNSIELLLVGRLIVGLSGGVATCVVPMYMAEIAPLRLRGAVGVLCQLGLTCGVFLGQIAGLDTVLGTETSWPFMLGLFIPLCVCALVLTIVVLPESPKYLFIIREQKQKALDELRRIRNMDTMLLQTEISNLNQEIEKKTTSEPWTIKRIMMDPSLRLPLFLVCLIQFGQQMSGINVIFYYSNSIFHDAGLGTAGAQYATLGTGVINIVMALVSVPVMSSLNRRCVFLSSNYLCFGCLVILCISIQLIRVSSCMPFVCIVSILAYVLFYGIGLGPIPYFIGSELFDVGPRPIAMALGSVFNWGGNFLVGMMFPIIDLIIGAYTFLIFAGFLLILGQVIRIYLPETRGRSTMEIASSVSQGFKSRPNET is encoded by the exons ATGTCAG GCAATCATACAGCCGTACTTACGGATGTCACAGACGCTGAACTTTCCCGTCAACCTACCTCGAACAATCATGATGAAAGATCG GAACCTGGTGGTTGGACTATTATACTCGTTCTCGCAGGTGTTACTAGTTGCCTTGGATCAGCAGTTCCAGCAGGATTTAACATAGGAGTAGTAAATAATGCAGTTCAT TTGATAACAAGGTTTTGCAATGAAAGTATTAGAGAAAGATACGATGTCGATATTTCCGATAATGGTCTAAGAGTAATATGGTCTGtcgttgtttcaatttttcttattggTGGTGTAACTGGCTCGTTTCTTGCCAGCTGGTTAGCAGATAGATATGGTAGAAAAAAGACACTTTACATTGGAAACATATTTGGCATTATAGGAGCTGTAATGTTTTTCTTAGTGCGTTtgttaaattcaattgaacTACTTTTAGTAGGTCGATTAATTGTGG GCCTCTCTGGAGGTGTCGCTACATGTGTAGTACCAATGTACATGGCAGAAATAGCACCTCTCAGATTGAGAGGTGCTGTTGGCGTCCTCTGTCAATTAGGACTTACATGTGGAGTGTTTTTAGGTCAAATTGCAGGACTCGATACAGTTCTAGGAACTGAAACTTCTTGGCCATTTATGTTAGGATTATTTATTCCGCTATGCGTGTGTGCCTTAGTACTTACAATTGTTGTTTTACCAGAAAGTCCCaagtatttgtttataattagaGAGCAGAAACAAAAGGCTTTGGACG AACTCAGGAGGATACGTAATATGGACACAATGCTTCTACAAAcggaaatttcgaatttaaacCAAGAAATAGAGAAGAAAACAACATCTGAACCTTGGACTATCAAACGCATAATGATGGATCCCAGTTTGAGGCTCcctttatttttagtttgtcTAATACAATTTGGACAACAAATGAGTggtataaatgttattttttattattcaaactcTATATTTCATGATGCTGGACTTGGTACTGCTGGAGCGCAATATGCTACTCTTGGAACTGGTGTGATTAATATTGTTATGGCTCTTGTTTCTGTACCAGTAATGTCATCTTTAAACAGGAGATGTGTCTTCCTTagtagtaattatttatgttttggATGTTTGgtgattttatgtatttccATCCAATTAATT CGTGTATCATCGTGTATGCCATTTGTGTGTATAGTATCTATACTGGCTTATGTGTTATTTTATGGAATTGGTCTCGGTCCAATACCATACTTCATTGGATCTGAATTATTCGACGTTGGCCCCAGACCAATAGCTATGGCACTTGGCAGTGTCTTTAATTGGGGTGGAAATTTTTTAGTTGGAATGATGTTTCCAATAATAGATCTGATTATAGGAGCATATACTTTCTTAATATTTGCTggatttcttttaattttaggaCAAGTTATTAG GATATATTTACCTGAGACCAGAGGTAGGAGTACGATGGAGATCGCGTCATCCGTAAGTCAAGGTTTTAAGTCCAGACCAAATGAAACGTAA